Proteins found in one Camelus bactrianus isolate YW-2024 breed Bactrian camel chromosome 5, ASM4877302v1, whole genome shotgun sequence genomic segment:
- the LOC105073004 gene encoding gamma-crystallin F, with protein MGKITFYEDRGFQGRHYECSSDHANLQPYVGRCNSIRVDSGCWMLYEQPNFSGCQYFLRRGDYPDYQQWMGLSDSIRSCRLIPHTSSHRLRIYEREDYRGQMVEITEDCSSLHDRFHFSEIHSFNVLEGWWVLYEMPNYRGRQYLLRPGDYRHYHDWGATSARVGSLRRAVDFY; from the exons ATGGGGAAG ATCACCTTCTACGAGGACCGGGGCTTCCAGGGCCGCCACTACGAGTGCAGCAGCGACCACGCCAACCTGCAGCCCTACGTGGGCCGCTGCAACTCCATCCGCGTGGACAGCGGCTGCTGGATGCTGTACGAGCAGCCCAACTTCTCGGGCTGCCAGTACTTCCTGCGGCGCGGGGACTACCCCGACTACCAGCAGTGGATGGGCCTCAGCGACTCCATCCGCTCCTGCCGCCTCATCCCCCAC ACAAGCTCCCACCGGCTGAGGATCTACGAGCGAGAGGACTACAGGGGCCAGATGGTGGAGATCACCGAGGACTGTTCCTCACTCCACGACCGCTTCCACTTCAGTGAGATCCACTCCTTCAATGTGCTGGAGGGCTGGTGGGTCCTCTACGAGATGCCCAACTACCGGGGGCGGCAGTACCTGCTGCGGCCGGGGGACTACAGGCACTACCACGACTGGGGGGCCACGAGTGCCCGAGTGGGCTCCTTGAGGAGGGCCGTGGATTTCTACTGA